DNA from Actinomycetota bacterium:
GACCTGGTAGCCGTCCATTGCCTCGATCAGTGTCAGATAGCTGTTGGCATCGAACCGTTCGACCAGCTTGATTCCCTGATACCGCAGGTACGACTGCGCGGCGTAGCCATCATCGGTGAGCTCACGTCCGAACCTGGTGTCGAAGTCGTCGGCACTGCGGTAGCTGCACATCGCGATCATCCGCGCCGTGGCGAGGCCCGATGTCGGAGGCTGCGCCGGGTCGTACCGGCCGCCGAGGAACCCATGATCCCCGATGATGGCGGCCCGTTGTGCCTCCGAGATGGCGAGTGCCCAGGCAGACTGGGCCGATCCAACACCGATCGGCACGATGGCATCCACCATCTCCGGGTACCGCTCTGCCCAACTCAGCGCCTGCATGCCACCCATGGAACCGCCGATCACCAGCTCCAGCCGCTCCACACCAAGGTGATCGAGTAGCTGTTTCTCGAGATCCACCATGTCGCCGATCGTGACGGCAGGGAAATCCGGTCCATACCGGGTCCCTCCGGGAGGAGCGTCCGCGGGACCCGTCGTCCCGTAACAGCTGCCGAGGACATTGACCGACACGATGAAGTCTCGATCCGGATCGAAGGCCCGGCCGGTTCCGAACATGCCGGCCCACCAGACGTCGGCATCGGCAGATCCGGTAAGGGCGTGACAGACCAGGATGGCCGAAGATGAGGGATGCCCCCATGTGCGGTAGGCAACGCGGACGCCGTTCAACCCCCCTCCTTGGGAGAGAGGGAACACTCCCTCGATCTCGAAGTAACGAGTGCTCTCGGAGATCACGTAGGTCATGTC
Protein-coding regions in this window:
- the metX gene encoding homoserine O-acetyltransferase, which gives rise to MTYVISESTRYFEIEGVFPLSQGGGLNGVRVAYRTWGHPSSSAILVCHALTGSADADVWWAGMFGTGRAFDPDRDFIVSVNVLGSCYGTTGPADAPPGGTRYGPDFPAVTIGDMVDLEKQLLDHLGVERLELVIGGSMGGMQALSWAERYPEMVDAIVPIGVGSAQSAWALAISEAQRAAIIGDHGFLGGRYDPAQPPTSGLATARMIAMCSYRSADDFDTRFGRELTDDGYAAQSYLRYQGIKLVERFDANSYLTLIEAMDGYQVEPSAIEVPAFVVGISSDILYPAQEVRALAAALPQAEFCLLAAPQGHDAFLIETNRLSRLIISFRERLANRWSPSRPEMSARGAAWF